A single region of the Thermodesulfatator indicus DSM 15286 genome encodes:
- the acs gene encoding acetate--CoA ligase, whose protein sequence is MSNAHNYDTQIDHLLKSTERFSPPTKVLEEAFIKDYDSVYAYSIRDPEGFWGQIASELAWFEPWQKVREINLPYHRWFVGGKTNITLNALDRHADSWRRNKVAVIWLSEEGEEQVGTYGQLRDRVNQFANGLKSLGVGKGDRVVIYMPLTIEGVIAMLACARIGAIHSVVYAGMGAGALRSRIEDCQAKIVICSDVTFRRGKVVRLKAVVDEALETLDFVEKVIVHRRTSPPIELEEWEVDFWELLKSHSHRCQAEVMDAEDPLFILYTSGTTGKPKGVVHVHGGYMVGTYYLSRAFFDLKDQDVYWCTSDIGWIVGHSFIVYGPLCAGATILIREGAPDYPHPGVIWEMVQKYGVSVMFTAPTALRMFMRFGKEHIEKYDRSTLRILACAGEPLNPEAWRFAQEIILENQGYCIDNFWQTEVAGPVLGTLPCLSAKPGFAGKPLPGVLADVVDAEGRSLPAGKGGYLVLRQPLPYMMRTIYNDPARYESYWKEIPGCYKTGDIAVCDEEGYFAVLGRADDVLNVAGHRIGTADLESALVSHPAIAEAAAIGLPDEVKGERIKVFVVLREGKKPSDGLRKSIIKHVRKELGPIATPSEVVFVDKLPKTRSGKIMRRLLRARELGLPEGDTSTLED, encoded by the coding sequence ATGTCTAACGCCCACAATTATGACACACAAATTGATCATCTTCTAAAAAGTACTGAAAGATTTTCTCCCCCTACTAAAGTTTTAGAAGAGGCTTTTATAAAAGATTACGACTCTGTTTATGCCTACTCAATTAGAGATCCAGAGGGCTTTTGGGGGCAAATTGCCTCAGAGCTTGCCTGGTTTGAACCATGGCAAAAGGTAAGAGAGATAAATCTACCCTACCATCGCTGGTTTGTAGGCGGAAAAACAAACATCACCTTAAACGCCCTTGACCGCCATGCTGATTCCTGGAGGCGCAATAAAGTAGCCGTAATCTGGCTTTCTGAAGAGGGAGAAGAACAAGTCGGCACATACGGCCAGCTTAGAGACAGAGTTAACCAGTTTGCTAATGGACTCAAATCATTAGGTGTCGGCAAAGGTGATCGGGTAGTCATTTACATGCCTTTAACCATTGAAGGTGTTATCGCTATGCTAGCCTGTGCTCGTATCGGGGCCATTCACTCGGTAGTTTACGCCGGCATGGGAGCCGGAGCCCTGCGTTCTCGTATTGAAGATTGTCAGGCTAAGATTGTGATATGTTCTGACGTGACTTTCAGACGTGGCAAGGTGGTAAGACTTAAAGCCGTAGTTGACGAAGCCCTTGAAACACTAGACTTTGTCGAAAAAGTAATAGTCCACCGTCGCACAAGCCCACCCATTGAGCTGGAAGAATGGGAAGTTGACTTCTGGGAACTTTTAAAAAGTCATTCCCATCGTTGCCAAGCTGAAGTCATGGATGCCGAAGATCCATTATTTATACTTTATACTTCGGGAACAACCGGGAAACCTAAAGGCGTGGTCCATGTTCATGGTGGATATATGGTAGGCACTTATTATCTTTCCAGAGCCTTTTTCGATTTAAAAGACCAAGATGTCTATTGGTGCACATCTGATATAGGCTGGATAGTAGGGCATTCTTTTATTGTTTACGGACCACTCTGTGCCGGGGCTACTATTCTCATTCGCGAAGGAGCCCCTGACTATCCCCATCCGGGCGTTATCTGGGAGATGGTACAAAAATACGGTGTCTCCGTAATGTTTACCGCCCCCACCGCTCTCCGTATGTTTATGCGCTTTGGCAAGGAACACATTGAAAAATATGATAGGTCAACCTTAAGAATTCTAGCCTGTGCCGGAGAACCCCTGAATCCTGAAGCCTGGCGCTTTGCTCAGGAAATAATCCTTGAAAATCAAGGTTATTGTATAGATAATTTCTGGCAAACTGAGGTAGCTGGGCCTGTTTTAGGTACCCTTCCCTGTCTTTCAGCTAAACCAGGCTTTGCGGGAAAACCTTTGCCTGGAGTGCTGGCTGACGTGGTTGATGCCGAGGGACGTTCTCTCCCAGCAGGTAAAGGCGGATATCTCGTTCTGAGACAACCTCTGCCTTACATGATGCGCACTATTTATAATGACCCGGCCAGATATGAATCTTACTGGAAAGAAATTCCCGGTTGCTACAAAACTGGAGATATTGCTGTTTGCGATGAGGAAGGCTATTTCGCCGTGTTAGGAAGGGCAGACGACGTACTAAACGTAGCTGGTCACCGTATTGGGACGGCAGACCTTGAATCAGCCCTGGTTAGTCATCCAGCCATTGCCGAAGCTGCGGCCATTGGACTTCCAGATGAAGTAAAAGGGGAACGCATCAAAGTCTTTGTAGTTTTGAGAGAAGGGAAAAAGCCCTCTGATGGCTTGAGAAAAAGCATCATCAAACACGTACGCAAAGAATTAGGGCCTATTGCTACACCTTCTGAGGTGGTTTTTGTTGATAAACTCCCAAAAACGAGAAGTGGAAAGATAATGCGTCGCTTATTACGGGCTCGAGAGTTAGGGCTTCCTGAAGGAGATACCTCTACCCTTGAAGATTAA
- a CDS encoding phenylacetate--CoA ligase family protein, producing the protein MDRHKKDFLPREDLEAIQLKRLKETVERVYHLVPFYRQKFDEVGLKPKHIKSLDDLKNLPFTTKQDLRDHYPFGLFAAPLDQIIRIHSSSGTTGKPTVVGYTENDLKVWTEVMYRTFKMAGVGPGDVVHNAYGYGLFTGGLGFHYGAEAVGAAVVPSSVGFTKRQLMLLKDFGATILCSTPSYALHLAEVAKEEGYDPPKDFLLRAGFFGAEPASEGLRQAVAEAWGIKYFECYGLSEIIGPGVAASCPEGELHIFEDHFIPEIINPETGEVLPEGEEGELVFTTVSKQGLPIIRYRTKDIASLYKAPCKCGRTILRMGRILGRTDDMLIVSGVNVFPSQVEHVLTQVEGLTPNYVIVVDKRGVLDVLEVWVEVDERVFTGDIGSLENLKRKLEEELANALFLRARVKLVEPKTLERSMGKAKRVVDRRELKDIA; encoded by the coding sequence ATGGATCGGCATAAAAAAGACTTTTTACCCCGTGAGGATTTGGAAGCTATCCAACTCAAGCGCTTAAAAGAAACTGTTGAGAGGGTATATCATCTGGTTCCTTTTTATCGTCAAAAGTTTGACGAAGTCGGCCTAAAACCCAAACACATAAAGAGTCTTGATGATCTCAAAAATCTTCCCTTCACCACCAAGCAGGACTTGAGAGATCACTATCCCTTTGGGTTATTTGCTGCTCCTTTAGACCAGATCATAAGAATCCATTCTTCTTCAGGCACTACGGGCAAACCAACCGTGGTGGGATATACGGAAAATGACCTGAAAGTCTGGACTGAGGTTATGTATCGCACTTTTAAAATGGCCGGTGTCGGCCCGGGGGATGTGGTTCATAATGCTTATGGTTATGGCCTTTTTACCGGTGGTCTTGGCTTTCATTATGGAGCAGAAGCCGTAGGCGCCGCGGTAGTTCCCTCAAGTGTTGGCTTTACCAAAAGACAGCTTATGCTTCTTAAAGACTTTGGAGCCACTATACTTTGTTCTACTCCTTCTTACGCTTTGCACCTGGCCGAGGTTGCTAAAGAAGAAGGATATGATCCCCCAAAAGATTTTCTTTTAAGGGCAGGTTTCTTCGGCGCTGAACCAGCCTCTGAAGGGCTTCGCCAAGCAGTGGCTGAAGCCTGGGGGATAAAATACTTTGAGTGTTACGGACTTTCTGAAATTATCGGCCCAGGGGTGGCCGCAAGCTGCCCTGAAGGAGAGCTGCACATATTTGAAGACCACTTTATCCCGGAGATAATAAATCCTGAAACCGGAGAAGTACTCCCCGAAGGAGAAGAAGGCGAACTCGTGTTTACAACTGTTTCCAAACAAGGGCTTCCTATAATTCGTTATCGCACTAAAGACATAGCAAGCCTTTACAAGGCCCCGTGTAAGTGCGGACGCACCATTTTGCGAATGGGCCGTATTCTTGGCCGAACAGACGATATGCTCATTGTTTCAGGGGTTAACGTCTTTCCCTCACAGGTGGAGCATGTGCTCACACAGGTGGAAGGCCTTACCCCTAACTACGTAATCGTAGTTGACAAACGCGGTGTATTGGATGTGCTTGAAGTCTGGGTAGAAGTAGATGAAAGGGTTTTCACTGGAGATATTGGTTCGCTAGAGAACCTAAAACGCAAGCTTGAGGAAGAACTGGCCAACGCTTTATTCTTGAGGGCCAGAGTTAAACTCGTTGAGCCAAAGACCCTTGAGCGTTCTATGGGGAAGGCCAAACGAGTGGTTGACCGCCGCGAACTTAAAGACATAGCTTAA
- a CDS encoding ACT domain-containing protein, with product MRGKYAIKQLSIFLENRKGRLKEVTRVLAEANVNIRALALAESAEFGILRLVVDNPEKARSVLSSEGFTVKEQEVFAVEVPDKPGGFYQVVKALTEADINIDYTYAFVGGKDSAILIFKVPDHLFEKALEVVHKEGIKLVEPIFFYGK from the coding sequence ATGAGAGGTAAATACGCTATAAAACAGCTATCCATTTTTCTTGAAAATCGTAAAGGACGTTTAAAGGAAGTTACCAGGGTGCTGGCCGAGGCCAATGTGAACATAAGGGCTCTGGCCCTGGCTGAAAGTGCGGAGTTCGGTATCCTTCGCCTGGTAGTGGATAATCCGGAAAAGGCTCGCTCCGTCCTTTCTTCAGAAGGCTTTACCGTTAAAGAACAGGAAGTCTTTGCCGTAGAAGTCCCCGATAAGCCAGGAGGTTTTTACCAAGTGGTTAAAGCCCTCACTGAGGCCGACATAAACATTGATTACACCTACGCCTTTGTGGGTGGAAAAGACTCGGCCATTCTTATCTTTAAAGTGCCCGACCATCTCTTTGAAAAGGCACTAGAAGTAGTCCATAAAGAAGGTATAAAACTGGTAGAACCTATTTTCTTTTACGGGAAATAA
- the ligA gene encoding NAD-dependent DNA ligase LigA has protein sequence MAESEKDAKQEKKPEIPPEIIERVKKLREEIEYHNYRYYVLDSPVISDAEYDALMRELKELEAKYPELVTPDSPTQRVGYPPAKEFRQVPHAEPMLSLDDAMTEEEVYEFDRRIKRLLNLPEDAQIEYTVEPKLDGLAVELVYENGVFTVGSTRGDGYVGEDVTNNLKTIKSIPLRLRPLTDDAPPVPKRLDARGEVFMEKEKFKQLNEERIKKGEPPFANPRNAAAGSLRQLDPNITAQRPLDIFFYGVGKVEGHKFKTQWEVLTTLPKWGLKTNPLCRLIKGIKEAIAYHHELEKKRDELPYEIDGVVIKVNDLSLWEKLGTKARSPRYALAYKFEPTQVTTQVLDIVVQVGRTGAVTPVAILKPVKVGGVIVSRATLHNEDEVRRKDIRIGDWVLVQRAGDVIPEVVMPIKERRTGKEKPFEMPKTCPVCGSKLVRKPGEAVWRCPNKNCYAQLVRHLQHFASRNAMDIEGLGEQVAKALVDMGLVRDVGDLYYLSVEDFLQLPGFALKKAQNLYNAIQKSKKTTLPRFLYALGIRHVGEVAAQTLAEHFKSLDKIMNASMAELMAIPGVGPEMARSIVEYFRNPHNREVIEKLLKAGIEFEDLKEEKPEEKSLKGLTFVFTGALKTMTRDEAKKKVQALGGKVASDVSRNVDYVVVGEKPGSKFTRAQRLGLKIIGEDEFLKMIGEKKE, from the coding sequence ATGGCCGAAAGCGAAAAGGATGCTAAACAGGAAAAAAAGCCTGAAATCCCTCCTGAAATAATAGAAAGGGTAAAAAAACTCCGCGAGGAAATAGAATATCACAACTACCGCTACTATGTGCTTGATTCTCCGGTTATTTCTGACGCTGAATACGACGCCTTAATGCGAGAACTAAAAGAGCTTGAGGCGAAGTATCCTGAACTTGTAACACCAGATTCTCCCACCCAAAGAGTCGGCTACCCGCCGGCCAAAGAATTCAGGCAGGTGCCTCACGCTGAGCCCATGCTTTCTCTTGACGACGCCATGACTGAAGAAGAAGTCTATGAGTTTGACAGGCGTATAAAAAGGCTTCTTAACCTGCCTGAAGACGCCCAAATAGAATATACCGTTGAACCCAAACTTGATGGTCTGGCCGTAGAACTGGTTTATGAAAACGGTGTTTTTACCGTGGGCTCTACCCGCGGCGATGGTTATGTGGGCGAGGATGTAACTAATAATTTAAAGACTATTAAGTCCATTCCTTTGCGCTTGAGGCCGCTTACCGATGATGCTCCGCCGGTGCCCAAACGCCTTGACGCCCGCGGTGAAGTTTTCATGGAGAAAGAAAAATTCAAACAGCTTAACGAAGAGCGTATAAAAAAAGGCGAGCCGCCTTTTGCCAATCCCAGAAACGCGGCGGCTGGTTCTTTGCGCCAGCTTGATCCCAATATTACCGCCCAAAGGCCCCTTGATATCTTTTTCTACGGGGTAGGAAAAGTTGAAGGTCATAAATTTAAAACTCAGTGGGAAGTGCTTACCACCCTTCCTAAGTGGGGCCTTAAGACCAACCCGTTGTGCCGTCTGATAAAGGGTATAAAGGAAGCTATTGCTTACCACCATGAGCTCGAAAAAAAGCGCGACGAATTGCCTTACGAAATAGACGGCGTAGTCATTAAAGTTAATGACCTCTCTCTCTGGGAAAAGCTTGGCACCAAGGCGAGAAGTCCGCGCTATGCTTTGGCTTACAAGTTTGAACCCACCCAGGTTACCACTCAGGTGCTTGACATCGTTGTTCAGGTGGGCCGCACTGGAGCTGTTACCCCGGTGGCCATACTTAAGCCGGTAAAAGTAGGTGGCGTAATTGTTTCCCGCGCTACCCTTCATAACGAAGATGAAGTTCGGCGCAAAGATATCCGTATCGGCGATTGGGTTCTGGTGCAAAGGGCAGGGGATGTCATTCCTGAGGTGGTAATGCCCATAAAAGAACGCCGCACCGGGAAGGAAAAGCCCTTTGAAATGCCAAAGACCTGCCCGGTTTGCGGTAGCAAACTTGTGCGCAAACCAGGAGAAGCCGTCTGGCGCTGCCCTAACAAAAATTGTTATGCCCAGCTTGTAAGGCATCTTCAACATTTTGCCAGCCGCAACGCCATGGATATAGAAGGCCTGGGAGAACAGGTAGCCAAGGCCCTGGTAGACATGGGCCTGGTAAGAGATGTTGGCGATCTTTATTATCTCTCTGTAGAAGATTTTCTCCAGCTACCCGGCTTTGCTTTAAAGAAGGCCCAAAATCTTTATAACGCCATCCAAAAAAGCAAAAAGACCACACTTCCGCGCTTTCTTTACGCGCTTGGTATTCGCCATGTGGGTGAAGTAGCTGCCCAAACTTTAGCCGAACACTTTAAAAGCCTTGATAAAATTATGAACGCCTCTATGGCGGAGCTTATGGCTATTCCAGGCGTAGGGCCTGAGATGGCTAGAAGTATTGTTGAATATTTCCGCAATCCTCACAATCGGGAGGTCATTGAAAAGCTCCTTAAAGCTGGGATTGAATTTGAAGACTTAAAAGAAGAAAAACCTGAAGAAAAGTCCCTTAAAGGGCTCACTTTCGTCTTTACCGGGGCCTTAAAGACCATGACCCGCGATGAGGCCAAAAAGAAAGTCCAGGCCCTGGGAGGCAAAGTAGCCTCTGATGTTTCTCGAAATGTTGACTATGTAGTGGTGGGCGAAAAGCCTGGTTCTAAATTTACCCGCGCCCAGCGCTTGGGGCTAAAAATTATAGGCGAAGACGAATTTTTAAAGATGATCGGCGAGAAAAAAGAATAA
- the mltG gene encoding endolytic transglycosylase MltG, protein MSKILSFLVISLVVLYVGAWYYELTLPVTTDKDTPSKIIFIEPGTPLKKIASLLEREGLIKNKWIFIFETYRLGLTNQIKAGEYELSPREPLAKILETLVQGRVVTHYVTIPEGYNIYEIARLLDKAGLCSRNDFLQVVQDKEFLKKFNIPGDTAEGFLFPDTYAFWRGISCRLIVATMIKRFWEVWNSEFAERAKELGLSVKEVVTLASIVEKEAVMPQERPIIASVFWNRLKRGMKLQSDPTVRYAVKRFYSRLRYRDLRYRDPYNTYIYPGLPPGPICNPGKASIKAVLYPAKTDYLYFVSKGDGTHYFSRTLREHERAVDIYQRGIRPRKSLTTKKEKTLETQEKVLKSNNGTSEDTSSQK, encoded by the coding sequence ATGTCAAAAATTTTATCTTTTTTAGTAATATCCCTAGTTGTTCTTTATGTTGGCGCCTGGTATTACGAGCTCACTTTGCCCGTAACCACGGATAAAGACACTCCTTCCAAAATTATTTTTATTGAACCAGGCACACCTTTAAAAAAAATTGCTTCTCTTTTGGAAAGAGAAGGCCTGATAAAAAACAAATGGATTTTCATCTTTGAAACTTACCGCCTGGGCCTCACCAACCAAATAAAAGCCGGCGAGTATGAACTAAGCCCCCGAGAGCCTTTAGCAAAAATTTTAGAAACTCTCGTCCAGGGCCGAGTTGTTACCCATTATGTCACTATTCCCGAAGGCTATAATATCTACGAAATTGCCCGTTTACTGGATAAAGCTGGTCTTTGTTCTCGAAATGATTTCCTTCAGGTAGTTCAAGACAAAGAATTTCTCAAGAAGTTTAACATTCCAGGAGATACGGCTGAAGGTTTTCTTTTTCCCGATACTTACGCTTTCTGGCGAGGAATAAGCTGCCGTCTCATTGTGGCCACGATGATAAAACGCTTTTGGGAAGTCTGGAACAGCGAATTTGCCGAACGGGCCAAAGAGCTAGGTCTTTCGGTAAAAGAAGTAGTCACCCTTGCCTCTATCGTTGAAAAAGAAGCCGTTATGCCGCAGGAAAGGCCAATTATTGCTAGTGTTTTCTGGAATCGTCTTAAGCGTGGCATGAAACTTCAGTCAGACCCTACTGTGCGGTATGCGGTAAAGCGTTTTTACAGTCGTTTGCGTTACCGGGATTTGCGTTACCGTGATCCATACAATACTTACATTTATCCTGGGCTTCCTCCAGGTCCTATCTGTAATCCTGGAAAAGCCTCTATAAAAGCGGTGCTCTATCCCGCTAAAACAGATTATCTTTACTTCGTTTCTAAGGGAGACGGAACTCATTATTTTTCCCGAACTTTAAGAGAACACGAGCGAGCAGTTGACATTTACCAGCGGGGTATAAGGCCACGAAAATCTCTCACGACGAAAAAAGAAAAAACCCTTGAGACCCAAGAAAAAGTGCTTAAATCAAATAATGGAACTTCCGAGGATACTTCGTCTCAAAAATAG
- a CDS encoding tetratricopeptide repeat protein, with protein sequence MIDEQKLAILEKEAKENPKSIFAHHRLAIAYWQAGKTEDALKTFKYLLELDPPNFEVRVNLGTLLAQIGKLEEAKKHFEIALKAYPKSAEALVNLGLVNFHLGNLDEAQEYYLKALEVRPNWPPALVNLSTVYIEQKKYKEAAECCEKAISSDPNFSMAYNNLAVAYYHLGKIKEAREALEKAKKLGYPVLESLEQMIAEAENAKS encoded by the coding sequence ATGATAGATGAACAAAAATTGGCTATCTTAGAGAAAGAAGCTAAAGAAAATCCGAAATCTATTTTTGCCCATCACCGTCTGGCTATAGCTTACTGGCAAGCAGGAAAGACTGAAGACGCCTTAAAAACCTTTAAATATCTTTTGGAATTAGACCCACCCAACTTTGAAGTTCGCGTCAACCTGGGCACCCTTTTGGCCCAAATAGGCAAGCTTGAAGAAGCTAAAAAACACTTTGAAATAGCGCTAAAGGCTTATCCCAAATCAGCCGAAGCTCTAGTGAATTTAGGTTTGGTGAATTTTCACCTGGGCAACCTTGATGAAGCCCAGGAATATTACCTTAAAGCCCTAGAAGTCAGACCTAACTGGCCACCTGCCCTCGTAAATCTTTCTACCGTTTACATTGAACAAAAAAAATATAAAGAAGCTGCCGAGTGCTGTGAAAAAGCTATTTCTTCTGACCCTAATTTTTCCATGGCTTATAATAATTTAGCTGTAGCCTACTATCACCTAGGAAAGATTAAAGAAGCACGTGAAGCTCTGGAAAAGGCCAAAAAATTGGGCTATCCCGTATTAGAATCCTTGGAACAAATGATCGCGGAAGCCGAAAATGCTAAAAGCTAA
- a CDS encoding DVU0298 family protein gives MLKAKPVLCPFCGHPVAPPQNLGFQFSDFDAGFCDCGAVYVSDVTGHNRGAAFVEALLLACGGNWDLAWELEPEADYQEQVVEHYDQKSHQVFGDPSDRVNVKGVLIFLRLSDELRDLSAEKIAEIKASRRTKESPPPGFKPKRLRRQEIEKLLHENREKEIVYHCRFLPVNLSTLRKVLYSADPLLRWRAVVTMGEAAQAVLKTRPDITADLIKRLIYSSADSAASAWGALETVGEIIRREPGRFSLFVKNLLAFLKYPEFRSGALWALYRIAQGKPSLIKNERYWIILDLLKDQEPIVRALATMVCQYARIIEALPALKNLLEDQDIVEIFNPEEKNFKKVTVGALAKEAIKTLERT, from the coding sequence ATGCTAAAAGCTAAACCAGTTCTTTGCCCTTTTTGTGGACACCCGGTGGCTCCACCTCAAAACCTCGGGTTTCAATTTTCTGACTTTGACGCCGGCTTTTGTGACTGCGGAGCGGTTTATGTAAGCGATGTTACCGGACATAACCGGGGAGCAGCCTTTGTAGAGGCTCTTCTTTTAGCTTGTGGCGGTAACTGGGACCTAGCCTGGGAACTTGAACCTGAAGCAGACTACCAGGAACAGGTTGTTGAGCATTATGACCAAAAAAGTCACCAGGTTTTTGGAGATCCTTCTGACCGCGTAAATGTAAAAGGGGTTCTTATTTTCTTACGTTTATCGGATGAATTGAGAGATCTTTCGGCAGAAAAGATAGCCGAGATTAAAGCCTCTCGGCGAACTAAAGAATCTCCACCGCCGGGCTTTAAACCTAAAAGATTGCGCCGACAAGAGATAGAAAAACTATTGCATGAAAATAGAGAAAAGGAAATTGTTTATCATTGTCGCTTTTTGCCAGTTAACCTTAGCACTTTGCGTAAAGTTCTTTATAGTGCAGACCCCCTTTTACGCTGGAGGGCTGTTGTTACTATGGGAGAAGCGGCTCAGGCCGTACTTAAAACTAGACCTGATATAACCGCCGATTTAATAAAAAGGCTTATCTACTCTAGCGCAGATTCAGCCGCTTCGGCCTGGGGAGCCCTTGAAACTGTTGGTGAAATAATAAGACGTGAGCCTGGGCGTTTTAGCCTTTTTGTTAAAAATCTCTTAGCTTTTCTCAAATATCCAGAGTTTAGATCAGGAGCTCTTTGGGCCCTTTATCGTATCGCCCAGGGGAAACCTTCTTTGATCAAAAATGAACGCTACTGGATCATTTTGGATTTATTAAAAGATCAAGAACCTATAGTAAGGGCCTTAGCCACTATGGTATGTCAGTATGCGAGGATAATAGAGGCGTTACCTGCCTTAAAAAACCTGTTAGAAGATCAGGATATCGTGGAAATCTTTAATCCTGAAGAAAAAAATTTTAAAAAGGTAACTGTTGGCGCTCTAGCTAAAGAAGCTATTAAAACCTTAGAAAGGACTTAA
- a CDS encoding tetratricopeptide repeat protein, with protein MNEKEKILETIEKKFGKAEQTETQVPEKELDDITKARKWYEEAEIMWGQGRSLDALERYEEALKIFLENKLWREAANAAEKIGDVKFWRERYEEALKPYKMAMDICEEFNDEISAALMAEKIIYTYQKLDQPEKALPYFYRTLEIAEKFGDAHRAARSMVGIGDIQKYRGDFQAALEAYEIALKIYKGLGSLEQAQLVQQAIDSLRKELDTGKTSS; from the coding sequence ATGAATGAGAAAGAGAAAATTTTAGAAACTATCGAAAAAAAGTTTGGCAAGGCTGAACAAACCGAAACACAAGTCCCAGAGAAAGAATTGGATGATATTACTAAGGCTCGCAAATGGTATGAAGAAGCCGAAATTATGTGGGGGCAAGGAAGGAGCCTTGACGCCTTGGAACGCTATGAAGAAGCCTTGAAAATATTTCTGGAAAATAAACTCTGGCGTGAAGCGGCTAACGCAGCGGAAAAGATCGGCGATGTCAAATTCTGGCGGGAAAGATATGAAGAAGCTCTTAAACCGTACAAGATGGCCATGGATATCTGTGAAGAATTTAACGACGAAATAAGCGCTGCCCTTATGGCGGAAAAAATCATTTACACATACCAAAAACTCGATCAGCCAGAAAAGGCTTTGCCTTATTTTTATCGCACTTTAGAAATAGCTGAGAAATTTGGCGATGCACACCGGGCAGCTCGCTCTATGGTAGGGATTGGGGATATACAAAAATACCGCGGTGACTTTCAAGCGGCCCTTGAAGCCTATGAAATTGCTTTAAAAATTTATAAAGGCTTAGGCTCTCTAGAGCAAGCCCAATTGGTGCAACAGGCTATCGACTCACTGCGTAAGGAGCTGGACACCGGGAAAACGTCCTCTTAG
- a CDS encoding YkgJ family cysteine cluster protein, giving the protein MQAIWQGLNEIFTEIEKAFHETKKRYPKEVRCKPGCVDCCYALFDLSLAEAALIYREFTRKPRGVRREILRRVEKYEKEWLRKKPAVLNPFVISAIKIRCPLLNDQKRCDLYEARPATCRLYGIPILIAGETFVCGFSGFEPGKSYPTVYFEKVLERLASLSDKIAPDGGKIRVPLPAALRGRFPGVQLLTQ; this is encoded by the coding sequence ATGCAGGCCATTTGGCAAGGGCTTAACGAGATATTTACCGAAATAGAAAAGGCCTTTCACGAAACCAAGAAGCGCTATCCCAAGGAAGTGCGGTGTAAACCAGGTTGTGTGGATTGTTGTTACGCCTTATTTGACCTATCCCTTGCCGAAGCGGCTCTTATTTATCGTGAATTTACCCGGAAACCCAGAGGGGTTAGGCGGGAAATTTTGCGCCGTGTAGAAAAATATGAAAAAGAGTGGCTGCGTAAAAAGCCTGCGGTGCTTAATCCCTTTGTTATTTCGGCTATAAAAATTCGCTGCCCGTTACTTAATGACCAAAAACGCTGTGATCTTTACGAAGCACGGCCGGCTACCTGTCGCCTTTACGGCATTCCCATCCTTATTGCTGGAGAAACTTTTGTTTGCGGCTTTTCGGGCTTTGAGCCTGGCAAAAGTTACCCCACTGTATATTTTGAAAAGGTTCTGGAACGTTTGGCGTCCCTTTCGGATAAAATCGCTCCAGACGGGGGTAAAATAAGAGTTCCTTTACCCGCTGCTCTAAGAGGACGTTTTCCCGGTGTCCAGCTCCTTACGCAGTGA
- a CDS encoding FmdB family zinc ribbon protein has protein sequence MPIYEFICEDCGKEFEVLLKSRDEIDSVRCEECNSPRIKRLMSVTGAVITGGSSTSKPTVTTQKCESGTCAHLNLPGYSR, from the coding sequence ATGCCGATATACGAATTTATTTGTGAAGATTGCGGTAAGGAATTTGAAGTCCTTTTGAAAAGCCGAGATGAAATTGATTCTGTACGTTGTGAGGAATGTAATAGCCCTCGCATAAAACGGCTTATGAGTGTTACTGGGGCGGTAATTACAGGGGGTTCCAGCACTTCAAAGCCTACGGTCACCACTCAAAAATGTGAGTCTGGTACTTGTGCCCATTTAAATTTGCCGGGGTACTCTCGTTAA